The stretch of DNA TATGCTGAGCGCAGCTTTTTTATTCACCAATTGTTATTGGCACCAATGCCTGATCCGGCTTGGTCTGCATGCCCCCTAGTTCGCTCTCGCTGGCCTCTGTCAACAACGCCGATCGCTCACCGGTTACTCCGTGGCTTCATAGCGTTGTATCTGTTGTGGCTTAAGGCCCAGCGTGGTCGCCAAGTCCTCTTGACTCAGTCCACCGGCAATACGGGCTTGGATTAACGTCTTTGGAAGTTCTTCTAGCGATCCCAGCGCGACAACTTTATGCTTGCCCGACTTGAGCTGCTCGTATGCGGTTGTTTACGTGAGGGCTCGCATTTGGTACGTAACCTTTCGTGAATTGTGAGGAGTACATAAATGACGCGCGACATCAATCCATCGACCGCTACCTCAGAGCTTGATCAGCTGATAGCTCATGTACGGGCGATTTTTGACAGCTGGAATGCGGACACCACCATTGCGGAAATGCGAGCAGGCTGGGAAAGCCTATTCCACGGCACGAGGTCGGTGGTCGGAGCTGTATCAAAGAAGGTTGAGACGGCGGGCTTCAAGGGAGAATGGATCGTCGCGCCGGAGGCTGACGAAGATCGTGCCGTGGTGTACCTGCATGGCGGGGGATATGTGATCGGTTCAGTCGATTCCTATCGTGACATGTGTGAGCGCCTCTCCCGCGCCGCCAAGGCATGCGTACTGGCGGTGGACTATCGACTGGCGCCAGAGCATCCCTTTCCTGCGGCGGTGGAGGATGCCGTCAGTGCCTATCGTTGGGTGCTGGAGCGAGGGATCAAGGCCAACCGTGTCGCCATTGCCGGTGATTCCGCGGGCGGAGCCCTCACCTTGGCGGTTCTCTTCGTCATCAAGCAGGAAGGTGGTGCAATGCCCGCTTGCGCCGTGCCGATGTCGCCCTGGGTAGATTTGGAGCATACCGGCGCGACCATGCAGTCCATGGATGCGGTCGAGCCTATGTGCCACAAGGCGACCCTGGCAGGCTGTGCCAAGCTGTATCTCCCAACCGGCGACGTACGCAATCCGCTGGCCGCGCCGCTCTACGGGGACTTCGCGGGATTACCGCCACTCTTTGTGCCCGTCGGCGGCCATGAGACGTTGCTGGACGATGCTCGCCGCGTGACTGCGTTGGCAAAGGCTGCAGGTGTTCCAGTTGAGCTGAAAATCTATGATCGGCAAATCCATGTGTTTCAGATTTTTGCCGCCAGGATGCA from Deltaproteobacteria bacterium encodes:
- a CDS encoding alpha/beta hydrolase; its protein translation is MTRDINPSTATSELDQLIAHVRAIFDSWNADTTIAEMRAGWESLFHGTRSVVGAVSKKVETAGFKGEWIVAPEADEDRAVVYLHGGGYVIGSVDSYRDMCERLSRAAKACVLAVDYRLAPEHPFPAAVEDAVSAYRWVLERGIKANRVAIAGDSAGGALTLAVLFVIKQEGGAMPACAVPMSPWVDLEHTGATMQSMDAVEPMCHKATLAGCAKLYLPTGDVRNPLAAPLYGDFAGLPPLFVPVGGHETLLDDARRVTALAKAAGVPVELKIYDRQIHVFQIFAARMHEAQQGIDDIGRFILDHTRTR
- a CDS encoding helix-turn-helix transcriptional regulator; the protein is MGSLEELPKTLIQARIAGGLSQEDLATTLGLKPQQIQRYEATE